GATCGCCGCGCTCGGATAGAGGACGATCGGCACCTGGATCGTGGCGCACGACACGACGGCGATGTCTGCGAGGTCACGCGACAGAACCTTTACCTGCCACGGCTGCAGGCCCGGGCCGAGTCCGCGCCGGAGTCGGGCTCCCGGGCCTGCCGCAAAGCGACGACCGGCGACGATACCAGGCGCGTGGAGCTCGTCGGTCCGGCGGGGACGGGTCATGGTCGGGGCAAGCGCAGCATCCTCCGCAGCCCCGCAGTGCTGCGGCTGTGACCTGCACCCTTCCTGCGTCGTGACCGCTTCGTTACCTTGGCACGGCCCGGATCGACCGGGCAGCTCCCGCCGCCTCGGAATCGAAGGATCCTGCCTCATGGCCTCTGCCGCCCCCGCCCGCACCCGCTCCCCGTTCCCCCGCCGCCGGCTGCTGGCCACCGGTGCCCTCGGCCTCGCCGCCGCGGCGACGCTCGGTGCCGTCGCGCCGGCCTCCGCCGCCGTGCTCGACGACGGAGATCTCGCTGCCCAGGAGAGCGCGCAGTGGACCGAGGAGTTCCTGACCCGGCCCGAAACCCGCGAGGGCTTCGTGCTGGAGGCGATGGACGACTGGCAGGTCGCGAACGCGACGTTCATCATCGCGGTGGTCAAGGGGCACGAGCTGGGCGAGGAGGTCGCTGTCGTCGCGCTGATCACCGCGATCGTCGAGGCCTGGCTGTACAACTACGAGCCGGCCGTGGACGCGGACTCCGGCGGCCTGTTCCAGCAGCGTCCCTCGATGGGCTGGGGCACCTACGACGAGGTGCGGCACAAGAAGCACGCCCTGGACGCCTTCCTCGGCCTCGGGGAGCACTCCCAGGCTCCGGGACTGCTGCAGGTCGTCCCCGATGTCGCCTCCTGGGAGCCCGGCGCCGCCGCGCAGGCCGTGCAGGCCTCCGCACACCCGGAGCGCTACACCGAGCTGGTCGGCGCGGCGCGCGAGATCTGGGACCGCTTCGCGGACGACGTCGAGCCGTACACCGCCTGAGCACCTCGGCGGCTCGCGCCTCCGCGGGCCCCGGGCGGCGTCCGTGACGCTGTCGTCCCGGGACGAGGGCACCGGCCGCGTCCTGTGCCCGCAACCCCTCCCGGATCGTTAAGCTGTGGAGCATGTCACCGATGCCCTCCGTGAGTTACTCCATCACGATCCGACTCGAGTTCGCCGCCCGCTCCGCCACGGTCAGCGACATCACCGCCCGCATCGAGAGCCACGGGGCCACGGTCACCGCGCTCGATGTCTCCGCCTCCGGACCGGAGCGCATGCGTGCGGACATCACGGTCCTCACCGCGGGCCACGATCACGCGATGGAGGTCGTCGACGACATCCGCGAGCTCGAAGGCGTCGAGCTCGGCAAGGTCTCGGACCGCACCTTCCTCGCGCACCTCGGCGGAAAGCTCACCGTCGAGTCGAAGCTCCCGATCCGCCACCGCGACGATCTCTCGATGATCTACACGCCCGGCGTGGCCCGGGTGGTGAAGGCGATCGCCGAGAACCCCGAGGACGCCCGGCGCCTGACCATCAAGCGCAATACGGTCGCGGTGGTCACGGACGGCTCCGCGATCCTGGGTCTGGGCGACCTCGGACCGCTCGCCGCGATGCCGGTGATGGAGGGCAAGGCCGCGCTGTTCAAGCGCTTCGCGAACATCGACGCCTTCCCGATCTGCCTGGACGCGCACTCGGTCGAGGACATCGTCGCGCACGTCAAGGCGATCGCCCCGGTCTTCGCGGGCATCAATCTCGAGGACATCTCCGCGCCGCGCTGCTTCGAGATCGAGGACCGGCTGCGCGCCGAGCTCGACATCCCGGTCTTCCATGACGACCAGCACGGCACCGCGATCGTGGTCGTCGCCGCGCTGCGCAATGCTCTGCGCGTGGTCGAGAAGGACATCGAGTCCGCCCGCATCGTGCTCTCCGGCGCAGGCGCCGCCGGCACCGCGATCCTGCGCCTGCTGCGCGCCGCCGGCGCCCGCGACGTGGTCGTCACCGACGTGGACGGGATCGTCCATGAGCATCGCGAGCAGCTCGAGGGGCGCCTGCCCTGGATCGCGGAGGTCACCAATCCCCGCGAGCTCACCGGCACCCTGGCCGATGCCGTCGCCGGAGCCGACGTGTTCATCGGGGTCAGCGCCGGGAACATCCTCACCGCCGAGGACGTCGCCACCATGGCGGACCGCTCCATCGTGTTCGCCATGGCCAACCCCACCCCGGAGATCGATCCCGCCGAGGCGGTCAAGCACGCCGAGGTCGTCGCCACCGGGCGCAGCGACTTCGCCAACCAGATCAACAACGTGCTCGCCTTCCCCGGCGTGTTCCGCGGACTGCTGGACGCCCACGCCACCCGGGTCAGCGACCGGATGCTGCTGGCAGCGGCGAAGGCGCTCGCCGACGTGGTCGCCGCGGACGAGCTCAACCCCACCTACATCGTCCCCAGCGTGTTCCACGAGGGCGTGACCAAGGCCGTCGCGAGCGCGGTCGAGAAGGTTGCCCGGGAGGAGGCCGGGACGGTCGACACCATCACCGGTGCCATGCCCGCCGTCTACGCCGACGAGATCACCCTGGACGGCTGACCGGACCCGGGCCTCGGCGAGGGCGGCGCGCACCGGAGGGTGCGCGCCGTCCTCAGGTGCGGGGTGAGGCGTCGGTGCGGGGACCGCGTCGACGAGGCGTCCCTCAGCGGCGACCCTCTGCGACCGATTCCGGGTCGGCCTCGGATTCCGGAACACGAACGGACGAGGCCCGCCACAGTCGCTCCCCGCTCCACAACCCGATCCCGAGCGCGATGCCGACCACATCGAACAGGATGTCCACCCCGTCGCCGCTGCGCTGGGGGAGGGCCACCAGCTGCACCAGCTCGATCAGCAGCGCATGCACGAGCGCGACGACGACGATCCAGCCCATCGGGAACCGTTTCCGCGGCGCCAGCAGCCGGCCGGCGGTGAACACGGTCAGGGCGAACACCAGCAGATGCACGGCCTTGTCGAGGTGGGGCACGCCCGTGCCCGGCATGCTCGCCGGCAGCGAGGGCAGGTAGAAGCCGATGTTCAGCAGCAGCGCGACGGCCAGCAGGCCAGCCCGCCCTGCGAGCGAGCCGCCCATCCGGCCGATCTCGTCAGGCAGGCGGCGAAGGAAGTCGACGACAGCGTCCATGGGGAGGATTGTCTCAGCGCCGCGACCCGCAGGGCGGGAGGCAGGGCCGATGACCGACGAGACGCGGACCGGTAAACTTCAGTCATCACGTCACCGATCCAGGGAGCAGTCATGTCCTCCACGTCCGACCCGTCCAGGATGGACCCCTACAGCGACGACCCGGGCGCGGGCCCTGGCGGCACCGCGGTGCTGGACCGGCAGCTGCAGGAGCAGGAGCAGAAGACC
The window above is part of the Brachybacterium vulturis genome. Proteins encoded here:
- a CDS encoding NAD-dependent malic enzyme, whose protein sequence is MSPMPSVSYSITIRLEFAARSATVSDITARIESHGATVTALDVSASGPERMRADITVLTAGHDHAMEVVDDIRELEGVELGKVSDRTFLAHLGGKLTVESKLPIRHRDDLSMIYTPGVARVVKAIAENPEDARRLTIKRNTVAVVTDGSAILGLGDLGPLAAMPVMEGKAALFKRFANIDAFPICLDAHSVEDIVAHVKAIAPVFAGINLEDISAPRCFEIEDRLRAELDIPVFHDDQHGTAIVVVAALRNALRVVEKDIESARIVLSGAGAAGTAILRLLRAAGARDVVVTDVDGIVHEHREQLEGRLPWIAEVTNPRELTGTLADAVAGADVFIGVSAGNILTAEDVATMADRSIVFAMANPTPEIDPAEAVKHAEVVATGRSDFANQINNVLAFPGVFRGLLDAHATRVSDRMLLAAAKALADVVAADELNPTYIVPSVFHEGVTKAVASAVEKVAREEAGTVDTITGAMPAVYADEITLDG
- a CDS encoding VanZ family protein, which produces MDAVVDFLRRLPDEIGRMGGSLAGRAGLLAVALLLNIGFYLPSLPASMPGTGVPHLDKAVHLLVFALTVFTAGRLLAPRKRFPMGWIVVVALVHALLIELVQLVALPQRSGDGVDILFDVVGIALGIGLWSGERLWRASSVRVPESEADPESVAEGRR